The following DNA comes from Pseudomonas sp. Tri1.
TTCCTGCAATCGAAAAAATAACCAGAGCAGGACACTAGATCCTGCCGTGTTTTGACTTTGAGTACTGCCCGTTACTAACTGAACTGGAGTGTCTGGTCATGCATAAGCCTCGCGTGTTGGTTGCCGCCTTATCCTTGGGATTCTGTGCTCAGTGGGCGGTTGCCGCGCCCGTTGTTCCGGAGCGCTTGCTCAAGGTCGATAAACTTGTCTACTGCTCGGGCATGGATTCGCCACCCTTGGTGTCTTTCGATGAAGCGCAGAAACCCCGTGGCCTGACCGTCGACCTGGGCTTGGAAATCGCCAAGCGCCTGGGCGGCAAGAAGGTCGAGTGGCGGGTCATTCCCTTTTCCGGACTGCTCCCGGCCTTGCTGGCCAAGCAGTGCGACATGATCGTCGACCAGTTGTTTGACAAGCCCGAGCGCCGCGAGGTGATCGACATCGTCAACTACATGTATTCCAGCCAGGCGGTGGTGGTGCCCAAGGGCAATCCAAAGGGTCTCAAGACGCTGTCGGACCTGTCCGGGCACAAGGTCGCGGTGCTCAACGGTTCCACCATCAAGACCCTGCTCGACGCCGAGAACGAAACCCTGGCCAAGGCCGGCAAGCCTGCAATGAAACTGGTGGTCTACAACACCGACACCGATGCTTTCCAAGCCTTGCGCATCAGTCAGGTGGACGCCTACGGCACCACCGTGGAAACCGCCGGGTATTACGCTGCCATGGCCCCCGACCTGTTTGAAGAAGGGGTCCCAGCCTTCAGCCGGATTCTCACTGGCCTGGGCATTCGCAAGGATGATCCGCAACTGACCACTGCGGTCCAGCAAGTGATCAGCGACATGCGCAGTGATGGCAGCTACAGCCAACTGCTCGGTAAATGGCATGTCGCCAGTGACACACTCGATTGAGGTGAACCATCGATGAATTTCAATTGGGATGTGTTCTGGCAGTACCTGCTACAACCCAGTGGGGTCTACCTCACCGGGCTCTGGCTGACCTGCCTGATCAGCGTGCTGGCGATGCTGCTGGGCTGTGTGCTGGGGCTGGCCGCGGCGTTGCTGCGGTTGTCGCGTAACCCGTTGCTGAACCTGCCGGTGCGCTTTTACGTATGGCTGATGCGGGGCACGCCGCTGCTGGTGCAAATCGTTTTTCTCTACACCGCACTGGCTGCCGGCGGGATTTTCCGCTTCGAAGACATTGACCTGTTCGGCCTGGTGATCCCCGGCAATATCCAGGCGGCGATCATTGCCTTGGGCCTCAACGAAGGCGCTTATATGGCCGAGATCATTCGGGCCGGCATCGGCGCGGTCGACAAGGGCCAATACGAAGCCGGGCGTTCCCTGGGCATGAC
Coding sequences within:
- a CDS encoding ABC transporter substrate-binding protein, with product MHKPRVLVAALSLGFCAQWAVAAPVVPERLLKVDKLVYCSGMDSPPLVSFDEAQKPRGLTVDLGLEIAKRLGGKKVEWRVIPFSGLLPALLAKQCDMIVDQLFDKPERREVIDIVNYMYSSQAVVVPKGNPKGLKTLSDLSGHKVAVLNGSTIKTLLDAENETLAKAGKPAMKLVVYNTDTDAFQALRISQVDAYGTTVETAGYYAAMAPDLFEEGVPAFSRILTGLGIRKDDPQLTTAVQQVISDMRSDGSYSQLLGKWHVASDTLD
- a CDS encoding amino acid ABC transporter permease, translating into MNFNWDVFWQYLLQPSGVYLTGLWLTCLISVLAMLLGCVLGLAAALLRLSRNPLLNLPVRFYVWLMRGTPLLVQIVFLYTALAAGGIFRFEDIDLFGLVIPGNIQAAIIALGLNEGAYMAEIIRAGIGAVDKGQYEAGRSLGMTFAKLMRRVVLPQAFRVIVPPLGNEFNVMLKNTTLVSVIGVQELLLSTQMVTSATFRVFELYLVVAIYFLLLTTLWGFFQRWLEARFGQSDRPSSPPPASTRMFGRSTLNLLRAR